From Leptospira ellinghausenii, a single genomic window includes:
- a CDS encoding NAD(P)H-dependent oxidoreductase, with protein MHPNFLFDDLIQMPKILIQLFHPFLEKSKANQMLLDSIPISDNITLRDLYEIYPNFTIDVKLEQKILLEHDVILFQHPFYWYSCPPLMKQWIDFVLEDGWAYGKNGNSLNGKKWIQTITTGGSENAYKEDGFHKHRIEDFLLPFRRTAELCKMDYQSPFLVQGTFQLKEGDFQKESLRYRNFILSLLEAKHG; from the coding sequence TTGCATCCAAACTTCTTATTTGATGACTTAATCCAAATGCCAAAAATATTGATCCAGTTGTTCCATCCATTTTTGGAAAAATCGAAAGCAAATCAAATGTTATTAGATTCCATACCCATCTCCGATAATATCACCTTACGAGACTTATATGAAATATATCCTAATTTTACGATTGATGTCAAGTTGGAACAAAAGATTCTTTTGGAACATGATGTAATACTCTTCCAACATCCCTTTTATTGGTACAGTTGCCCACCACTCATGAAACAATGGATCGATTTTGTTTTAGAAGATGGTTGGGCCTATGGTAAAAATGGAAATTCATTGAATGGTAAAAAATGGATCCAAACCATTACCACAGGTGGATCCGAAAATGCATATAAGGAAGACGGCTTTCATAAACATCGTATTGAGGATTTTCTTTTGCCTTTTCGAAGGACAGCGGAGCTCTGTAAGATGGATTACCAATCTCCTTTTTTAGTCCAAGGTACATTCCAATTAAAAGAAGGAGATTTCCAAAAAGAATCCCTTCGTTATCGAAATTTCATTCTTTCATTATTAGAGGCAAAACATGGGTGA
- a CDS encoding monovalent cation:proton antiporter-2 (CPA2) family protein, protein MGEVNFFIQAIIYLTSAIIMVPIANRLGLGSVLGYLVAGIVIGPFVFGFVGTEGKDLLHFAEFGVVMMLFAIGLELELNLLWRLKFWLLGLGGLQLVLTTVFVFLFSIGFQFSWKSSIALGFILSLSSTAIVLQTLKEKGLMKSISGQASFSILLFQDMAVIPILAIFPMLSEGDVITNDHGHSLVDHLPGYQKTLVVLFVVIGIILIGRYILSPIFRLIAKSGSREIFTGASLLLVIAISVLMTSVGVSAALGTFLAGVVLASSEFRHELESNIEPFKGLLLGLFFLSVGASMELPVVFQHPMKIVGIVVGIIFLKALVLLLLGFLFKLPLDQNLYMALALSQVGEFSFVLFGYSEGLGIFDKDTIVILVACVALSMAFTPILLLLYEKTIFEALQSKAPKKQTTQTLEKEENPVIICGFGRFGNMVGRFLRSNGIGITILDYDADRVEMLGRFGFKVFFGDATRIELLESAGLEHAKVLIAALDHPEKQHELIRNVKHHYPNLQIVARAGDREEAYDLKEMGLSFIYRETRETAVKLGGDVLKILGTRAYAAERAKNLFLAHDDETFHELFDLRKDRVQYISLAKQRNSELERLMFVDLGKEDELDLDSWSEMERM, encoded by the coding sequence ATGGGTGAGGTCAATTTTTTCATTCAAGCAATCATTTATCTTACAAGTGCCATCATTATGGTTCCCATTGCCAATCGATTGGGACTTGGTTCGGTCCTTGGCTATCTAGTAGCAGGAATTGTCATTGGACCATTTGTTTTTGGCTTTGTGGGAACGGAGGGAAAAGACCTTTTGCATTTTGCAGAATTTGGTGTTGTGATGATGTTATTTGCAATTGGTTTAGAATTGGAATTAAACCTGTTATGGAGGTTGAAGTTCTGGTTACTCGGCTTAGGTGGTCTTCAGCTAGTATTGACTACTGTTTTTGTGTTTTTATTTTCCATAGGTTTCCAATTTTCCTGGAAATCCTCGATTGCACTTGGATTCATCTTATCTCTATCCTCTACAGCAATTGTTTTACAAACATTAAAAGAGAAAGGATTGATGAAATCCATTTCAGGGCAAGCTTCGTTTTCGATCCTTCTCTTCCAAGACATGGCAGTGATTCCGATACTTGCTATCTTCCCTATGTTAAGTGAAGGAGATGTGATCACAAACGATCATGGACATTCTCTTGTAGACCATTTACCTGGTTACCAAAAAACACTCGTTGTACTTTTTGTAGTGATTGGGATTATCTTAATCGGTAGGTATATCTTAAGTCCCATTTTTCGATTGATCGCCAAGTCTGGAAGCCGTGAGATTTTTACGGGTGCAAGTTTGTTACTTGTGATTGCCATCTCAGTCCTAATGACTTCTGTGGGGGTTTCTGCAGCACTTGGAACATTCCTTGCGGGAGTCGTACTTGCGAGTAGCGAATTTCGTCATGAATTGGAAAGTAATATAGAACCTTTTAAAGGTTTGCTACTTGGTTTGTTTTTTTTAAGTGTGGGTGCTTCCATGGAACTTCCTGTCGTATTCCAACACCCGATGAAAATTGTTGGCATTGTTGTTGGTATTATCTTTCTAAAAGCTCTCGTGTTACTCCTACTTGGCTTTTTGTTTAAACTTCCCTTGGACCAAAATTTATACATGGCATTGGCATTATCACAAGTAGGAGAATTTTCATTTGTTTTATTTGGTTACTCCGAAGGTTTGGGAATTTTTGATAAGGACACAATTGTAATCCTTGTTGCTTGTGTGGCACTCAGCATGGCATTTACACCCATATTACTTTTGTTATACGAAAAAACAATTTTTGAAGCCTTACAATCGAAGGCTCCTAAAAAACAAACAACACAAACCTTAGAAAAAGAAGAAAATCCAGTGATTATTTGTGGATTTGGTCGATTTGGAAATATGGTAGGTAGGTTTTTACGATCAAATGGGATTGGGATTACAATTTTAGATTATGATGCTGATCGAGTAGAGATGCTTGGTCGATTTGGATTTAAGGTATTTTTTGGAGATGCAACACGCATTGAACTTTTGGAGAGTGCTGGTTTAGAACATGCAAAAGTTTTAATTGCTGCACTTGACCATCCTGAAAAACAACACGAACTCATCCGCAATGTAAAACACCATTATCCAAATCTACAAATTGTTGCGAGAGCTGGGGATCGCGAGGAAGCCTATGACTTAAAAGAAATGGGACTTTCCTTCATTTACCGCGAAACGAGAGAAACCGCTGTGAAACTGGGTGGAGATGTTTTAAAAATACTGGGAACTAGAGCCTATGCAGCGGAACGTGCTAAAAATTTATTCTTAGCACATGATGATGAAACCTTCCATGAACTATTTGACTTACGTAAAGACCGAGTCCAGTACATTAGCCTTGCCAAACAAAGGAATTCAGAATTAGAACGATTGATGTTTGTTGATTTAGGAAAAGAAGACGAATTGGATTTGGATTCTTGGAGTGAAATGGAACGAATGTAA
- a CDS encoding peptidylprolyl isomerase, whose product MSTLRAVIKTNKGEIRIDLTPDKTPNTVANFVNLAQRKFYDGLKFHRVIADFMIQGGCPQGTGTGGPGYKFRDEFDSSLKHNKPGILSMANAGPGTNGSQFFITHVPTPWLDGKHSVFGSVVDASDQEVVNSIQQGDKIESITIEGDVSSVLEVAKPYLDEWNQILDSKK is encoded by the coding sequence ATGAGTACATTACGCGCTGTTATCAAAACCAATAAAGGTGAAATCCGAATCGATCTTACTCCTGACAAAACACCGAATACGGTTGCCAACTTTGTGAATTTAGCACAAAGGAAATTCTATGATGGATTAAAATTCCACCGTGTCATTGCTGATTTTATGATCCAAGGTGGTTGTCCACAGGGAACTGGAACGGGTGGCCCTGGGTATAAATTCCGTGATGAATTTGATTCCAGTTTAAAACACAACAAACCAGGAATCCTTTCTATGGCAAATGCAGGTCCAGGAACCAATGGAAGTCAATTTTTTATCACACATGTTCCGACACCTTGGCTTGATGGAAAACATTCAGTGTTTGGTTCCGTGGTTGATGCCTCTGACCAAGAAGTTGTGAATTCCATCCAACAAGGGGATAAGATTGAATCCATTACGATTGAAGGAGATGTTTCTTCTGTATTGGAAGTGGCAAAACCGTATTTGGATGAGTGGAACCAAATCTTAGATTCTAAAAAATAA
- a CDS encoding rhodanese-like domain-containing protein, with the protein MNRTIIVSLLLITVSLLAKPVEKQKKQPKLKPIPNRLIDYGEFKKIVNRSETERENHRLTEDQFLKMMSEDGVVVLDARSENRFRLLHIKGAVNLPFTEFTKDSLATVIPEPKSKILIYCNNNFEGNEQAFAAKSPAASLNLSTYNSLKAYGYSNIFELGPLLDVNQTKLPLVSEPKENQSLQE; encoded by the coding sequence ATGAATCGAACCATCATTGTTTCTCTCCTACTGATCACAGTTTCACTTCTGGCAAAACCCGTTGAAAAACAGAAAAAACAACCAAAACTAAAACCCATTCCGAATCGGCTTATCGACTATGGTGAATTCAAAAAAATTGTCAACCGATCTGAAACAGAACGTGAAAACCACCGCCTAACTGAGGATCAGTTTTTGAAAATGATGTCTGAAGATGGAGTTGTAGTCCTTGATGCCAGGAGCGAAAATCGGTTTCGGTTATTGCATATCAAAGGTGCAGTGAATTTACCTTTTACCGAATTTACCAAAGACAGTTTGGCTACTGTGATCCCAGAACCAAAATCCAAAATTCTAATTTATTGTAATAATAATTTTGAAGGCAACGAACAAGCGTTTGCAGCAAAGAGCCCAGCGGCTTCCTTAAATTTATCTACTTACAATTCTCTAAAAGCGTATGGTTATTCCAATATTTTCGAATTGGGTCCACTACTCGATGTGAACCAAACAAAATTACCATTGGTGAGTGAACCAAAAGAAAACCAATCTTTGCAGGAATAA